One stretch of Cololabis saira isolate AMF1-May2022 chromosome 15, fColSai1.1, whole genome shotgun sequence DNA includes these proteins:
- the LOC133460738 gene encoding chitin synthase chs-2-like isoform X2 translates to MEEDGQTRGPLKRPWDTCREVPVIEDERTPWKMIRLLRFISLSALAIIVFGLALCSKTSFLLLITLAHDSTKTLPAKQKPLALLCIGCCLIAPTILLLIKSTWKSCYKTSKFPRKATVALVLFFEFLVSVGVAILTIVAMPHLDVVTNVTIFNGVAVLSALLQVVAQCTAKEKKRFLVPAILAFILILLGYCLFLGLYIAKDPANIKMSIWMGLAVGGSILTSFSWWRNYFRVICENSSSIFLKNVFKDISRSQNMLHIFSSLLRIAVTTCVLGAYVPLAKMDWDVLTSIPGREARIIGIIIGVQLISSPLCHWFSLVACKMHAIRRCFVVPLYLASLAVMAVLIIPVIVYYQDYRLSLNTTENINFTSYCNVEVAGRNQSLNGSVFPHLVLDVTQTLCFLDMSKISDIGVLTGEAVSWWLGLVLATLYIFNLKIYRIQKTQDLFSRRQYDGAFIEQSLLLNTRFQIRTKDKKKCFKGPEKAMVYLCATMWHETYEEMMNIIVSIFRLDKFRPKDDTKHDDFNFETHIYFDDAFEPVEGSHEHHLNEYAKDLVKIMAEVYCIFKNLDKRFFRIHEHIPDQNVIRTPYGGRIVFTMPHGNNIIVHFKDKTLIRHKKRWSQVMYLYFLLGWKLMTKHYKSWQKGMDYKEVMAKIEKEKHNTYILALDGDTDFQPAAVLLLIDRLKMYPRVGAACGRIHPTGSGPAVWFQKFEYAVSHWLQKTAEHVFGCVLCSPGCFSLFRAEALMDDNVMKRYSTKSMEASQYIQYDQGEDRWLCTLMLKQGWRVEYNAASDAYTNAPENFKELYNQRKRWGPSTMANVVDLLGSTNSLSRKNMSISKPFMFYQLFAILSAILSPATICLMIAGSLSFVLKIPSAGALVLAVIPPAIYLGLCFKLKTDTQITIAAAMSIVYAFLMLVVATSIIASMVLDQTILTPSSIFIIIMTIIFITTAVMHPQEFLLIFYGLLYVICIPSAYLLLTIYSMVNMNSVSWGTRETKPAAGAAADAAITQQTSKQKAKSACQKFFSWLKCCKKSTSEDEQLRINQGSLIPEPSEPVPQPQNTIVDDISEESQGEMDMLYDIHDFHNQCWVTELQNMSTDIQLKEDFLSEEEVNFWNELQGKYLQPHANDKEKQKKTQTDLEELRNKINFSFFFVNALWLVAAFMFQIFDVFAINIDMVDFNFNKNGKTIQIEPMSLMFLLGFALTVTIQFIAMLYHRANTLIHYVAYLNTEKKRRPSKKANKDENSFSADSSYSSQFSEAANSHYQDSEEGFFFSNPNAGTLV, encoded by the exons ATGGAGGAGGATGGACAGACAAGAGGACCGCTCAA GAGGCCGTGGGACACCTGCCGAGAGGTCCCAGTTATTGAAGATGAACGGACGCCCTGGAAGATGATCAGACTGCTGAGGTTCATCTCCTTGTCTGCATTAGCTATCATCGTGTTTGGATTGGCTCTATGTAGCAAG acATCTTTCCTTCTCCTCATTACCTTGGCCCATGACAGCACAAAGACCCTTCCAGCGAAGCAGAAACCTCTCGCACTGCTGTGTATCGGCTGCTGCCTTATTGCACCCACAATCCTTCTGCTAATCAAAAGCACCTGGAAAAGCTGCTATAAAACATCAAAGTTTCCTAGAAAAGCAACCGTGGCCCtg gttttgttttttgagtttcTGGTGTCTGTGGGTGTAGCAATCCTCACCATTGTGGCGATGCCTCACCTGGATGTTGTGACCAACGTGACGATATTTAATGGTGTAGCTGTCCTCTCTGCACTCCTGCAAGTGGTCGCTCAGTGCACTGCCAAGGAAAAAAAACGCTTCCTGGTGCCTGCCATCCTTGCCTTCATTCTCATTTTGCTTGGATATTGCCTGTTCCTGGGCTTATACATTGCGAAGGACCCTGCGAATATCAAGATGAGCATTTGGATGGGCCTTGCTGTTGGTGGGTCCATCTTGACGTCTTTCAGCTGGTGGAGGAACTACTTCAGAGTGATCTGCGAGAATAGCAGTTCCATCTTCCTCAAGAACGTGTTCAAAGACATCTCAAGGTCTCAGAACATGCTGCACATCTTCTCCAGCCTGCTCAGGATTGCGGTGACCACCTGTGTGCTCGGGGCCTATGTCCCTCTGGCCAAAATGGACTGGGACGTCTTGACTTCCATCCCGGGCCGAGAGGCGAGGATTATAGGCATCATCATCGGAGTCCAGCTGATCTCCTCACCACTCTGTCACTGGTTTTCACTGGTAGCCTGCAAGATGCATGCCATCCGACGATGCTTTGTCGTACCTTTGTACCTGGCCTCGCTTGCTGTCATGGCTGTGCTCATCATTCCAGTCATTGTTTATTACCAGGATTACAGACTAAGCCTGAACACAACTGAAAACATCAACTTCACAAGTTACTGCAACGTAGAGGTCGCCGGAAGAAATCAAAGTCTGAATGGCAGTGTGTTCCCACATCTAGTTTTGGACGTTACACAAACTCTGTGCTTCCTGGACATGTCCAAGATCAGTGACATTGGAGTACTGACAG GTGAAGCAGTGTCCTGGTGGCTTGGTCTAGTGTTAGCCACACTCTATATCTTCAACCTCAAAATCTATCGCATCCAAAAGACCCAAGACTTGTTCAGCAGGAGGCAGTATGACGGAGCCTTCATCGAGCAATCCCTGCTCCTCAACACACGATTCCAAATCCGGACCAAAGACAAGAAGAAATG TTTTAAGGGACCTGAAAAAGCTATGGTGTATCTGTGTGCGACCATGTGGCACGAAACCTACGAGGAGATGATGAACATAATTGTCTCAATTTTCAG ACTGGACAAGTTCAGACCAAAGGATGATACGAAGCACGACGATTTCAACTTTGAAACCCACATCTACTTTGATGACGCCTTCGAACCGGTTGAGGGGAGTCATGAACATCACCTCAATGAATACGCAAAGGATCTTGTAAAAATCATGGCAGAGGTTTATTG TATCTTCAAGAACCTTGACAAAAGGTTCTTCAGAATTCATGAGCATATTCCTGATCAGAATGTCATAAGGACACCGTATGGGGGCCGCATAGTCTTCACCATGCCTCACGGGAACAATATCATAGTTCACTTCAAGGATAAAACCCTCATTCGCCACAAGAAGCGATGGTCTCAG GTGATGTATCTTTACTTTCTTCTGGGTTGGAAACTCATGACTAAACATTACAAATCCTGGCAGAAGGGCATGGATTATAAAGAGGTTATGGCAAAGATTGAG AAAGAGAAGCACAACACCTACATCCTGGCTTTAGATGGTGACACCGATTTTCAGCCCGCCGCAGTGCTGCTGCTCATAGACCGTCTCAAAATGTATCCTCGAGTTGGGGCAGCATGCGGCAGAATTCACCCCACAGGATCAG GTCCTGCAGTGTGGTTCCAGAAGTTTGAGTATGCCGTCAGTCATTGGCTGCAGAAGACAGCCGAGCATGTGTTTGGCTGCGTGCTCTGCAGCCCCGGCTGCTTCAGTCTGTTCAGAGCCGAGGCGCTGATGGACGACAACGTCATGAAGAGATATTCCACCAAGTCGATGGAGGCCAGTCAATACATCCAGTATGACCAAG GTGAGGACCGTTGGTTGTGCACTTTAATGTTGAAGCAGGGATGGCGAGTGGAGTACAATGCAGCATCGGATGCCTACACCAACGCACCTGAGAACTTCAAGGAACTGTACAACCAG CGTAAGCGATGGGGACCGTCGACGATGGCCAACGTTGTGGACTTGCTGGGCTCCACCAACAGTCTTTCCAGGAAGAATATGTCCATCTCCAAACCATTCATGTTCTACCAGCTTTTTGCCATCCTCTCAGCTATTCTGTCACCTGCCACCATCTGCCTCATGATTGCAG GCAGTTTGAGTTTCGTCTTGAAGATCCCTTCTGCTGGTGCTCTGGTCTTAGCTGTGATTCCTCCTGCTATCTACCTGGGTCTCTGTTTTAAGCTCAAGACAGACACTCAGATCACTATTGCTGCTGCCATGAGCATCGTTTATGCATTCCTCATGTTGGTGGTGGCCACGTCCATTATTG CTTCAATGGTCCTGGACCAAACCATTCTGACACCCAGcagcatcttcatcatcatcatgacaaTCATCTTCATTACCACTGCAGTAATGCATCCTCAGGAATTTCTTCTAATATTTTATGGCCTTCTCTACGTCATCTGCATCCCCAGCGCCTACCTTCTGCTCACCATCTACTCCATGGTGAACATGAACAGTGTCTCTTGGGGCACCAGAGAGACAAAGCCTGCTGCCGGGGCTGCCGCAGATGCAGCCATCACCCAGCAAACCAGCAAACAGAAAG CCAAAAGTGCCTGCCAAAAATTCTTCTCATGGCTTAAGTGTTGTAAAAAATCTACATCTGAAGATGAGCAGCTCCGTATAAATCAGGGGAGCTTAATCCCAGAACCCTCAGAGCCTGTACCACAACCCCAGAACACTATTGTGGATGACATCTCGGAGGAAAGCCAAGG GGAAATGGATATGCTTTATGACATTCATGACTTCCATAATCAGT GTTGGGTGACAGAACTACAGAATATGTCTACTGACATTCAACTGAAGGAGGATTTTCTCAGCGAG GAAGAAGTGAACTTCTGGAACGAGCTACAGGGAAAGTACCTTCAGCCTCACGCAAATgataaagagaaacaaaaaaagacacagaCTGACCTGGAAGAGCTGAGAAACAAG ATCAACTTCTCCTTTTTCTTCGTGAACGCCCTGTGGCTGGTGGCAGCCTTCATGTTCCAGATATTTGATGTCTTCGCCATCAACATCGACATGGTCGACTTCAACTTCAACAAGAACGGCAAAACCATCCAAATCGAGCCCATGAGCCTCATGTTCCTTCTAGGATTCGCTCTCACAGTTACGATCCAGTTCATTGCCATGCTGTACCACAG AGCGAACACCCTCATCCACTATGTTGCTTATCTGAACactgagaaaaagagaagaccCTCAAAGAAAGCcaacaag GATGAAAACTCCTTCTCAGCAGATTCAAGTTACAGCTCACAGTTCTCCGAAGCGGCTAACTCTCATTATCAAGACAGTGAAGAAGGGTTTTTCTTCAGTAATCCAAATGCAGGAACTTTGGTATGA
- the LOC133460738 gene encoding chitin synthase chs-2-like isoform X1, producing the protein MEEDGQTRGPLKRPWDTCREVPVIEDERTPWKMIRLLRFISLSALAIIVFGLALCSKTSFLLLITLAHDSTKTLPAKQKPLALLCIGCCLIAPTILLLIKSTWKSCYKTSKFPRKATVALVLFFEFLVSVGVAILTIVAMPHLDVVTNVTIFNGVAVLSALLQVVAQCTAKEKKRFLVPAILAFILILLGYCLFLGLYIAKDPANIKMSIWMGLAVGGSILTSFSWWRNYFRVICENSSSIFLKNVFKDISRSQNMLHIFSSLLRIAVTTCVLGAYVPLAKMDWDVLTSIPGREARIIGIIIGVQLISSPLCHWFSLVACKMHAIRRCFVVPLYLASLAVMAVLIIPVIVYYQDYRLSLNTTENINFTSYCNVEVAGRNQSLNGSVFPHLVLDVTQTLCFLDMSKISDIGVLTGEAVSWWLGLVLATLYIFNLKIYRIQKTQDLFSRRQYDGAFIEQSLLLNTRFQIRTKDKKKCFKGPEKAMVYLCATMWHETYEEMMNIIVSIFRLDKFRPKDDTKHDDFNFETHIYFDDAFEPVEGSHEHHLNEYAKDLVKIMAEVYCIFKNLDKRFFRIHEHIPDQNVIRTPYGGRIVFTMPHGNNIIVHFKDKTLIRHKKRWSQVMYLYFLLGWKLMTKHYKSWQKGMDYKEVMAKIEVRHLIFFFMQTILDKLPQSTMIDLRCLFLQKEKHNTYILALDGDTDFQPAAVLLLIDRLKMYPRVGAACGRIHPTGSGPAVWFQKFEYAVSHWLQKTAEHVFGCVLCSPGCFSLFRAEALMDDNVMKRYSTKSMEASQYIQYDQGEDRWLCTLMLKQGWRVEYNAASDAYTNAPENFKELYNQRKRWGPSTMANVVDLLGSTNSLSRKNMSISKPFMFYQLFAILSAILSPATICLMIAGSLSFVLKIPSAGALVLAVIPPAIYLGLCFKLKTDTQITIAAAMSIVYAFLMLVVATSIIASMVLDQTILTPSSIFIIIMTIIFITTAVMHPQEFLLIFYGLLYVICIPSAYLLLTIYSMVNMNSVSWGTRETKPAAGAAADAAITQQTSKQKAKSACQKFFSWLKCCKKSTSEDEQLRINQGSLIPEPSEPVPQPQNTIVDDISEESQGEMDMLYDIHDFHNQCWVTELQNMSTDIQLKEDFLSEEEVNFWNELQGKYLQPHANDKEKQKKTQTDLEELRNKINFSFFFVNALWLVAAFMFQIFDVFAINIDMVDFNFNKNGKTIQIEPMSLMFLLGFALTVTIQFIAMLYHRANTLIHYVAYLNTEKKRRPSKKANKDENSFSADSSYSSQFSEAANSHYQDSEEGFFFSNPNAGTLV; encoded by the exons ATGGAGGAGGATGGACAGACAAGAGGACCGCTCAA GAGGCCGTGGGACACCTGCCGAGAGGTCCCAGTTATTGAAGATGAACGGACGCCCTGGAAGATGATCAGACTGCTGAGGTTCATCTCCTTGTCTGCATTAGCTATCATCGTGTTTGGATTGGCTCTATGTAGCAAG acATCTTTCCTTCTCCTCATTACCTTGGCCCATGACAGCACAAAGACCCTTCCAGCGAAGCAGAAACCTCTCGCACTGCTGTGTATCGGCTGCTGCCTTATTGCACCCACAATCCTTCTGCTAATCAAAAGCACCTGGAAAAGCTGCTATAAAACATCAAAGTTTCCTAGAAAAGCAACCGTGGCCCtg gttttgttttttgagtttcTGGTGTCTGTGGGTGTAGCAATCCTCACCATTGTGGCGATGCCTCACCTGGATGTTGTGACCAACGTGACGATATTTAATGGTGTAGCTGTCCTCTCTGCACTCCTGCAAGTGGTCGCTCAGTGCACTGCCAAGGAAAAAAAACGCTTCCTGGTGCCTGCCATCCTTGCCTTCATTCTCATTTTGCTTGGATATTGCCTGTTCCTGGGCTTATACATTGCGAAGGACCCTGCGAATATCAAGATGAGCATTTGGATGGGCCTTGCTGTTGGTGGGTCCATCTTGACGTCTTTCAGCTGGTGGAGGAACTACTTCAGAGTGATCTGCGAGAATAGCAGTTCCATCTTCCTCAAGAACGTGTTCAAAGACATCTCAAGGTCTCAGAACATGCTGCACATCTTCTCCAGCCTGCTCAGGATTGCGGTGACCACCTGTGTGCTCGGGGCCTATGTCCCTCTGGCCAAAATGGACTGGGACGTCTTGACTTCCATCCCGGGCCGAGAGGCGAGGATTATAGGCATCATCATCGGAGTCCAGCTGATCTCCTCACCACTCTGTCACTGGTTTTCACTGGTAGCCTGCAAGATGCATGCCATCCGACGATGCTTTGTCGTACCTTTGTACCTGGCCTCGCTTGCTGTCATGGCTGTGCTCATCATTCCAGTCATTGTTTATTACCAGGATTACAGACTAAGCCTGAACACAACTGAAAACATCAACTTCACAAGTTACTGCAACGTAGAGGTCGCCGGAAGAAATCAAAGTCTGAATGGCAGTGTGTTCCCACATCTAGTTTTGGACGTTACACAAACTCTGTGCTTCCTGGACATGTCCAAGATCAGTGACATTGGAGTACTGACAG GTGAAGCAGTGTCCTGGTGGCTTGGTCTAGTGTTAGCCACACTCTATATCTTCAACCTCAAAATCTATCGCATCCAAAAGACCCAAGACTTGTTCAGCAGGAGGCAGTATGACGGAGCCTTCATCGAGCAATCCCTGCTCCTCAACACACGATTCCAAATCCGGACCAAAGACAAGAAGAAATG TTTTAAGGGACCTGAAAAAGCTATGGTGTATCTGTGTGCGACCATGTGGCACGAAACCTACGAGGAGATGATGAACATAATTGTCTCAATTTTCAG ACTGGACAAGTTCAGACCAAAGGATGATACGAAGCACGACGATTTCAACTTTGAAACCCACATCTACTTTGATGACGCCTTCGAACCGGTTGAGGGGAGTCATGAACATCACCTCAATGAATACGCAAAGGATCTTGTAAAAATCATGGCAGAGGTTTATTG TATCTTCAAGAACCTTGACAAAAGGTTCTTCAGAATTCATGAGCATATTCCTGATCAGAATGTCATAAGGACACCGTATGGGGGCCGCATAGTCTTCACCATGCCTCACGGGAACAATATCATAGTTCACTTCAAGGATAAAACCCTCATTCGCCACAAGAAGCGATGGTCTCAG GTGATGTATCTTTACTTTCTTCTGGGTTGGAAACTCATGACTAAACATTACAAATCCTGGCAGAAGGGCATGGATTATAAAGAGGTTATGGCAAAGATTGAGGTCAGACATCTGATATTCTTCTTCATGCAAACTATTTTGGATAAACTACCACAGAGTACAATGATCGATTTAAGATGTCTGTTTCTACAGAAAGAGAAGCACAACACCTACATCCTGGCTTTAGATGGTGACACCGATTTTCAGCCCGCCGCAGTGCTGCTGCTCATAGACCGTCTCAAAATGTATCCTCGAGTTGGGGCAGCATGCGGCAGAATTCACCCCACAGGATCAG GTCCTGCAGTGTGGTTCCAGAAGTTTGAGTATGCCGTCAGTCATTGGCTGCAGAAGACAGCCGAGCATGTGTTTGGCTGCGTGCTCTGCAGCCCCGGCTGCTTCAGTCTGTTCAGAGCCGAGGCGCTGATGGACGACAACGTCATGAAGAGATATTCCACCAAGTCGATGGAGGCCAGTCAATACATCCAGTATGACCAAG GTGAGGACCGTTGGTTGTGCACTTTAATGTTGAAGCAGGGATGGCGAGTGGAGTACAATGCAGCATCGGATGCCTACACCAACGCACCTGAGAACTTCAAGGAACTGTACAACCAG CGTAAGCGATGGGGACCGTCGACGATGGCCAACGTTGTGGACTTGCTGGGCTCCACCAACAGTCTTTCCAGGAAGAATATGTCCATCTCCAAACCATTCATGTTCTACCAGCTTTTTGCCATCCTCTCAGCTATTCTGTCACCTGCCACCATCTGCCTCATGATTGCAG GCAGTTTGAGTTTCGTCTTGAAGATCCCTTCTGCTGGTGCTCTGGTCTTAGCTGTGATTCCTCCTGCTATCTACCTGGGTCTCTGTTTTAAGCTCAAGACAGACACTCAGATCACTATTGCTGCTGCCATGAGCATCGTTTATGCATTCCTCATGTTGGTGGTGGCCACGTCCATTATTG CTTCAATGGTCCTGGACCAAACCATTCTGACACCCAGcagcatcttcatcatcatcatgacaaTCATCTTCATTACCACTGCAGTAATGCATCCTCAGGAATTTCTTCTAATATTTTATGGCCTTCTCTACGTCATCTGCATCCCCAGCGCCTACCTTCTGCTCACCATCTACTCCATGGTGAACATGAACAGTGTCTCTTGGGGCACCAGAGAGACAAAGCCTGCTGCCGGGGCTGCCGCAGATGCAGCCATCACCCAGCAAACCAGCAAACAGAAAG CCAAAAGTGCCTGCCAAAAATTCTTCTCATGGCTTAAGTGTTGTAAAAAATCTACATCTGAAGATGAGCAGCTCCGTATAAATCAGGGGAGCTTAATCCCAGAACCCTCAGAGCCTGTACCACAACCCCAGAACACTATTGTGGATGACATCTCGGAGGAAAGCCAAGG GGAAATGGATATGCTTTATGACATTCATGACTTCCATAATCAGT GTTGGGTGACAGAACTACAGAATATGTCTACTGACATTCAACTGAAGGAGGATTTTCTCAGCGAG GAAGAAGTGAACTTCTGGAACGAGCTACAGGGAAAGTACCTTCAGCCTCACGCAAATgataaagagaaacaaaaaaagacacagaCTGACCTGGAAGAGCTGAGAAACAAG ATCAACTTCTCCTTTTTCTTCGTGAACGCCCTGTGGCTGGTGGCAGCCTTCATGTTCCAGATATTTGATGTCTTCGCCATCAACATCGACATGGTCGACTTCAACTTCAACAAGAACGGCAAAACCATCCAAATCGAGCCCATGAGCCTCATGTTCCTTCTAGGATTCGCTCTCACAGTTACGATCCAGTTCATTGCCATGCTGTACCACAG AGCGAACACCCTCATCCACTATGTTGCTTATCTGAACactgagaaaaagagaagaccCTCAAAGAAAGCcaacaag GATGAAAACTCCTTCTCAGCAGATTCAAGTTACAGCTCACAGTTCTCCGAAGCGGCTAACTCTCATTATCAAGACAGTGAAGAAGGGTTTTTCTTCAGTAATCCAAATGCAGGAACTTTGGTATGA